In the genome of Bradyrhizobium ottawaense, the window GATTATGGGTGTCGAGCCATTTGGCGCGTGGCGACGAGCGCCGGCGGATCGTGCCGAAATCGAGCCGCCGCATGAACGGCCAATACACGACCACACCGGATATGATCGACGCTGCGAACAGAAGACCCATCCCTCCGAGAAACAATTCGCCGGGCAAGCCCGCGAACATGTCCTTGTGAATCCGCAATACAATGTCCATGACGTCCTGATGGGGAGCCTCCTCCCCGAGCACCTCGGCGGTGCGCGCATCAAGCGTTAGGCGATGAAAGCTGCCCGGCGCCGGGATCGCCGTCGGAGAAACCGCGACCGTGACCAGCGGCTCCGTCTGCTTGAGATTAAGGAGCAGCACGTACTGACCGGGAAAGCGCGCCTGTGCCGCCGCGATCATCCGGTCGAGCGAGAGCCGCGCCGTACCGGCCGGCATGGCGGGCGCCGCGATCTCATCCTCGAGCAGGTCGTCGATCTCATCGTGAAAGACCAGCGGCAGCCCCGTGACGCACAGCATCAGCAGAAACAGCATGCACACCAGGGACGTCCAGGTGTGAATGCGGGACCACAGGCGAATCGTGCGTGCTTGAACCATGACGAATACTACCAGCGATAGCTGACCGTGCCCGTGATGGTGCGCGGGCTCGTGTATTGGCAACCGCCATTCGTCGTGCAGGCAAGCGTGACGCGATCGGCGATGTTCTTCACGTTCAGCGCCAGGTTGACGCCCTTCGGCTGACGATAATGCAGGCCCGCATCCAGCACGACGTAGCCCTCGTTGACGATTGTGTTGGTCGTGTCGGCGAAGGTCGGTCCGTTGTAACGGATGCCTCCGCCAAGTCCCCAGCCGTCCCAGGTGCCGCCCTGGATCGTGTAGTCGACATAGGCCGATGCGAGCTGGCGGGCGACGAGCGTCGGCACCTTGCCGAGGTCGGTCCCGGTGCTCTGCGTCACCCTCACATCCTGGTTGGTGTAGGTCGCCACGAAGTTCAGCCCGGGCATGATCTGCGCCAGCGTCTCGAACTCGATGCCGCGCGAGTTCACCTCGCCGAGCTGGACCGAGAAGCCGAGATGTGATGGATCGGACGTGAGCGAATTCTGCCGCGTCAGGTCGTAGATCGCCACGGTCATCAGCAGGTTTCGCGACGGCTGATACTTGACGCCCACCTCATGCTGCTGCGCCATCGTCGGCTTGAACGGGTTTCCCGCAAAGTTCGTGTTGGGTGTCGGCAGGAAGGATTCCGAGTAGCTATAATAAGGCGCAACACCGGAATCGAACACGTAGGAGACGGCTCCCCGCTTGGTGAAGGCCGTGTCCTTCGTGTCGGTGGTCTTGTTGGTCGCCAAGGCGTAGGTGTTTTGTTCCGAGGCGTCGTACCGGCCACCCAGCGTGAAGATCCAGTTCTGGATCTTCATCTGATCCTGCACATAGACGCCGACCTGGTCGATCGTCTGGTTCGTCGAGGGGGTGGTGAGCGCAGTCGGAACGACGACGGCCTGGTCGTACACCGGATTGAGCTTGCTGAGCGGCGGCGCTGCTCCGGAATAAGTCCGGTCCGTCATGTTGAACGTCAGATAGTCGACGCCGGAGACCACCGTATGCTGAAGCGGCCCCGTGCTGAACTTGCTGATCAGGTGGTTGTCGGTCGACAGCGATTCGACCTGCTCCTGTATGCGCACCGCACGCCGCGGAAAGACCGTGGTCGTATCGAGCGGACTTCCGATGAACGTCAGATAGCGATAGTCGAGTTCGGTGTGGCCGTAGCGGGCCTTCGATTCGAAGACCAGATTGTTGCTGAAGCGATGCTCGAACTGGTAGCCGACACGCTCCTGCTCCTGGTCGAACTTGTTGTAGCTGGGATCGCCAAGGAAAAGCGGCAGCGCCGTGATACCGGTGATCTTCCCGCCGCTCACATGGGCCATCGACAGCGGAAAGGCGTTGCCGGTCAGATCGCGGGTATAGTCGGCGAGAATGGTCAGCGTCGTGTCATTCGTCGGCTTCCAGGTCACCGCCGGCGCGATATAGGTGCGATTGTCCTTCACGTAGTTCGAGAAGTTGGCGATCTGCGCATCGGAATCCCTGAACACACCGGTCAGCCGGTAGAGCAGCGTGCCGTCCTTGGTGGCAGGACCACCGAAGTCGAAGGCACCCTGAAACCGGTCGTAGTTGCCGAACTGCCCGACAATCTCACCGAAGGCCTTTTCGGGCGGCCGCTTGCTGATGACATCGACAAGTCCGCCCGGCGCGCCCTGTCCATACATGACCGAGCTCGGCCCCTTGATGACGTCGATGCGCTCGAAACCATAGGGCTCGTTGCGGAACAGCGAGAGGAAGTTGGGATCGCCCATCTCGCGAAGCCCGTCGCGATATGCGCCGTAGCCGTTGTTGTCGAAGCCGCGGATGAAGACATTGTCGAAGCGCGGGTCCTTACCGCCCGGCTGAATGGCGAGACCTGCGACATGCTGCAATCCTTCGACCAGTGTCGTGACGGAGCGGGCATCGAGCTGATCGCGACTGACGACGGAGACGGATTGAGGCGTCTCGAGGATCGGGACGTCGGACTTCATCGCAGCCGAGCTGACGACAGGTACAAATCCCTTCACCGGATCCGTACCGCGCTCCATGGCGACGGCGGCGGGCTGAGAGCCGGACTGGAGCACCTGTCCTGCCGCGCGCGATCGCGCAGTTCGGGCGCTCACAGACCGGGTGGTGCGCGATCTCGTGACCTGACGCTTGTTCGCGCGGCTTTGCTCGACGACGACCGGCGGAAGATCTGATGCTGCGCTCGCGCTCTGGGCTTGCGCGTTTCCGCCAAAAGCGATCGCCGGAGGAAGCACGACAAGACCGCACAGCATCGACACGCATCCGCGCTTCGTTGCGCGTGCGTCAAACACGAATTCCAGCATTCCCAGTCCCCGAATTTACCGGGACGACCATGCAAAGACTCCGAACGCACAATCAAAGTCTTTTGGACGTTCGTGTCGTAGAATCTATGTAGACTGGATCCATTCTAATGAAATGGCCTCAGCATCTTGCGCCGGCCCTCCACGGGCTGCATGAATTCCCGACGCTGACGATCCACCGCAGCGCGCCGCGATGACCGACCTGCCGCGTCACGATCTAGAATCGCAACCGCCGGCCCCAAACCGGCTTCAGCAGTTCGAGCGCCGTGAGTACCAGCAATCCTGCGCCGAGCGTGACCATCAGATCGTCCAGGTGCAGGGGACCGAACCGGAACAGACTGGACGCCGGCGGCCAGAACAGGGCCGCGGCCAGAACGAGCGCGATCGACAGGAATATCCAGAGCAAAGCCGGATTCGGACGGAAGAACGCCGACAAGAACGACGCGCTGAAGGACCGGTTGACCAGCACCAGCGCGACGACGCAGACGACCAGCGCGATGAAAGCCAGCGTGCGCGCCTCGTCGGGTGGAATACCGGAACGAAGCGCAACGACGAAAATCACCGCGATCAAGGCAAAGGCCATGACGCCTTGAAGAACGCTCCAGCCGACCAAAGCCCACGAGAACAGTTCCGCATCGGCTCGCCGCGGCGGGCGCGTCATGACATCGCGCTCCTCCCGCTCGGCTTCGAACACGAGCGAGCAGACCGGGTCGATGATCAGCTCCAGAAATGCAATGTGAACGGGCCCGAGAACCAGAGGCAGCCCGAAAACCAGCGGCAGCAGGGCGAGCCCCGCGATCGGAACGTGGACGGCGAAAATGAAGGCCATCGCCTTGCGGAGATTGTCGTAGATTCGGCGCCCCAGCCGGATGGATGCGACGATGGAGCCGAAATCGTCGTCGAGCAGGACGATCGAGGATGCCTCGCGGGCGACATCGGTGCCGCGGCCACCCATCGCGATCCCGATATGGGCCGCCTTCAGGGACGGCGCGTCGTTGACGCCGTCGCCGGTCATCGCGACGATCTCGCCGTTGCGCTTCATCGCCTGAACGATCCGCAGCTTCTGCTCCGGCAGGACCCGCGCGAACACGTTCACGTTCCTGACGAGGGCCTCCAGCCCGCTCTCGTCCGCGAGCCTGATCTGCTCACCGGTCGCGACCTCGTTGACGTCGAGCCCGGCCTGCCCGGCGATCGCCATGGCGGTCGCCGGATAGTCGCCCGTGATCATGACGACGCGGATGCCGGCCGAACGACATTCGGCCACCGCCTCGGGGACATGCGGACGAAGCGGATCGGCCAACCCGACCAGACCGAGGAAGCGAAACGAAAAACCTTCCTGCGAGCTCGGCAGGGCCTCGCCGTCGCAGGTCGCGGCGGCCACGCCGAGCACGCGAAGACCGTCCTTGGCCATCGCCGCGACCGCATCCCGCATCGCGTCCTGGTCCGCACCATGCAACTTGCAGAGGCGCGCAATCGCTTCGGGAGCACCTTTGGCCGAGGCGAACACTCCTTGGGACGATTGCCAAACCTGGGTCATCGCCAGCAGTTCGGGACGCAGGCCGTAGGTGCGGATCAAGGTCCGAGCATGCAGGGTTTCATCAGCCTCCGGCAGGTTCGCCTGCGCGAACGCGTGCAGGGCCTTCTCCATCGGATCGAACGGTTCGGGCGAGCTCGCCAGAGCACTGCAACGCGCCAGCTCGAAAAACTCCGCTCCCACGGGCGCCGGCTGCGAAGACACGAGGCGGACGCTCGTCCCGCCGCGTAGCCTCAGCTCCGCGACCGACATCCGGTTCTGCGTCAACGTGCCGGTCTTGTCGGTGCACAGCACCGTGGCGGAGCCGAGCACCTCGATCGCGGCCGCGCGCCGCGTCAGCACCCGCGCCTTGGAGATCCGCCAGGCGCCCATGGCCATGAACACCGTGAGCACGACGGCAAACTCCTCAGGCAGCATGGACATGCCGATCGCGATGCCTCCGAGCATTGCCTGCAGCCAATCCCCGCGCAACGCTCCGTAAAGCAGGACAGCCGCCAGGCTGATCGCCGCGCCGCCGAGAAAGCAAAGCCGTACGAGCCGTGCGGTCTGCTGCTGCAGCCGCGGCGGCTCCGACTGCAAACCATGCAGCGACAGTCCGATCTTCCCGATCTCGCTGCGAGGGCCGGTGGCCTCGACCTCGGCGAGGCCCTCGCCTCGCACGACCAGCGAGCCCGAATACACGAACGGCAGGTCATCGCCGCCCGGGCGATGTTCGGCCAAGGCGACCTTTTCAGTCATGGAAGCCTCGGCGACCGGCGTCTTGAGGGCCTGCTTGCGAACCGGGACCGACTCTCCGGTCAGCAGGGACTCATCGACCGCCAGATCACGCGCACTGACGAGTACCGCATCCGCCGGAATCCGATCGCCTTCGGCCAGGACGAGGAGATCGCCGCGGACGACGTCCCGGCCCGCGATCCGCCGCCGCTCGCCATCCCTGACCACGAGCGCTCGCGGACTGGTCAGCTCCCGCAACGCCTCCAGCACGCGCTCGGTGCGGGTTTCCTGCACGATCGTGATCACGACGGAGATGGCGCCGAATGCCAGGAGAAGCAGCGCCTCGCGGAGGTCGCCGAGCAGCAGGTAAACCAGCCCGCCACACAGAAGGAGAGCGAGCATCGGCTCGCGCAGCACCTCGAGCACGATGCGCAGGGGCGTGCGCCGTTCGGGCCGAGGCAGCTCGTTGTAACCTTCATGTTGCAGCCGCAGCCGGGCCTCGGTTTCGCTGAGCCCGGCCGAACCGCCGCTTTCTGTCCTGCTCACGTCTTCCGCCGCATGCTCCAGAGACTTCCAGCCCCCACGACGGCTGTCACGAGCAGGACGGCGACGAAGGTCTGGATGATGGTGAAGTTCAGGGCATCACGCGCGACGAACAACGCGGTGAGCGCGCCGGCAATGATAAAGACGATACGAAAGATGAGGCTCATGGTCATGTCTCCAGTCTTGCATGACTTGGAGCCCGGGCCCACGACGTCTGGGCACAACGCTGCTTCTGCAACCATGCAGAGAGACTTTAGCCCGTCACAGCGGCGCAGATTTGCGACAAGTCAAGCCTGATCCGGCCATCGCCGCATCTGGCCGGTCGACGGGTGCGACGTGATGTCCCGCCGCGAGCGATCAGCCGCGGCATCGCTCATGGTTGCAAGGCGCCGTGCCGCTAGCGCTTCGCCATCAACTCGAGCGCCGGAGCAAAGCGCTCCGCGAACGTCAACGACTTGGCGTGGTGAACTGCGGCAAACGATGCCGAAATTCCTGCCGAAGCGACCGCGAGCAACGCAATTACGAAAGCCAGACGGCGCATGTTCGCCTCCTGTGTGAGCTCGTCTACCCCATACAGATGGGACGGCTCTGTTTCAGGACGGTTTCATGGGCGCGGAAATTGATTTCACTCAAGCGCCTGTGATGGGATCCGGCTTATCTGGACGCATTCCGCAACCAACTAACAATGGTCGACGTATTTTGCAGCGGAGCCCGGCCGTGTTGGGAATTCTACGTCCGCGGACACGATCCTAAAGCACTGCGGCGACCAGCAGCATTCGCTGGAATGGGAGTCATCAAGGACTATTCAAATGAAGATCGTGATCCAGAAGCTCAATGGCCTGTGGCACCTCATCGTCGGATCGTGCCTGATCCGAACGCCCTTCCTCGACACGCAGGATCGTGCGCTAGTGGTCACTTACGCTCGCCGCGCCTATCCCGGCGCCAGGATCTTCCAGCGCGACTGACGCGAGCGGCTGCGCATGATGGTCAGCTCACTAGAGCGATTCCCGACTGCCCCTAATCATCGTCCTCCGGACCGCACCAGCCGGGCA includes:
- a CDS encoding PepSY-associated TM helix domain-containing protein, yielding MVQARTIRLWSRIHTWTSLVCMLFLLMLCVTGLPLVFHDEIDDLLEDEIAAPAMPAGTARLSLDRMIAAAQARFPGQYVLLLNLKQTEPLVTVAVSPTAIPAPGSFHRLTLDARTAEVLGEEAPHQDVMDIVLRIHKDMFAGLPGELFLGGMGLLFAASIISGVVVYWPFMRRLDFGTIRRRSSPRAKWLDTHNLLGIVTVTWTMVVGLTGMINTLATPLFDLWRAQLIPVLLAPHLGKPVAPIPSVQASVELVRARFPDRLVTSVTMPTSARFGSPQHLVVWTKGATPFTARMLQPMLVDANDGKTIAAPEVPWYLKTLQVSRPLHFGDYGGLPLKIIWALLDIITIIVLVSGIYLWVARRKSSVRRKPLDAGRTAAVGV
- a CDS encoding TonB-dependent siderophore receptor; amino-acid sequence: MKSDVPILETPQSVSVVSRDQLDARSVTTLVEGLQHVAGLAIQPGGKDPRFDNVFIRGFDNNGYGAYRDGLREMGDPNFLSLFRNEPYGFERIDVIKGPSSVMYGQGAPGGLVDVISKRPPEKAFGEIVGQFGNYDRFQGAFDFGGPATKDGTLLYRLTGVFRDSDAQIANFSNYVKDNRTYIAPAVTWKPTNDTTLTILADYTRDLTGNAFPLSMAHVSGGKITGITALPLFLGDPSYNKFDQEQERVGYQFEHRFSNNLVFESKARYGHTELDYRYLTFIGSPLDTTTVFPRRAVRIQEQVESLSTDNHLISKFSTGPLQHTVVSGVDYLTFNMTDRTYSGAAPPLSKLNPVYDQAVVVPTALTTPSTNQTIDQVGVYVQDQMKIQNWIFTLGGRYDASEQNTYALATNKTTDTKDTAFTKRGAVSYVFDSGVAPYYSYSESFLPTPNTNFAGNPFKPTMAQQHEVGVKYQPSRNLLMTVAIYDLTRQNSLTSDPSHLGFSVQLGEVNSRGIEFETLAQIMPGLNFVATYTNQDVRVTQSTGTDLGKVPTLVARQLASAYVDYTIQGGTWDGWGLGGGIRYNGPTFADTTNTIVNEGYVVLDAGLHYRQPKGVNLALNVKNIADRVTLACTTNGGCQYTSPRTITGTVSYRW
- a CDS encoding HAD-IC family P-type ATPase, which produces MSRTESGGSAGLSETEARLRLQHEGYNELPRPERRTPLRIVLEVLREPMLALLLCGGLVYLLLGDLREALLLLAFGAISVVITIVQETRTERVLEALRELTSPRALVVRDGERRRIAGRDVVRGDLLVLAEGDRIPADAVLVSARDLAVDESLLTGESVPVRKQALKTPVAEASMTEKVALAEHRPGGDDLPFVYSGSLVVRGEGLAEVEATGPRSEIGKIGLSLHGLQSEPPRLQQQTARLVRLCFLGGAAISLAAVLLYGALRGDWLQAMLGGIAIGMSMLPEEFAVVLTVFMAMGAWRISKARVLTRRAAAIEVLGSATVLCTDKTGTLTQNRMSVAELRLRGGTSVRLVSSQPAPVGAEFFELARCSALASSPEPFDPMEKALHAFAQANLPEADETLHARTLIRTYGLRPELLAMTQVWQSSQGVFASAKGAPEAIARLCKLHGADQDAMRDAVAAMAKDGLRVLGVAAATCDGEALPSSQEGFSFRFLGLVGLADPLRPHVPEAVAECRSAGIRVVMITGDYPATAMAIAGQAGLDVNEVATGEQIRLADESGLEALVRNVNVFARVLPEQKLRIVQAMKRNGEIVAMTGDGVNDAPSLKAAHIGIAMGGRGTDVAREASSIVLLDDDFGSIVASIRLGRRIYDNLRKAMAFIFAVHVPIAGLALLPLVFGLPLVLGPVHIAFLELIIDPVCSLVFEAEREERDVMTRPPRRADAELFSWALVGWSVLQGVMAFALIAVIFVVALRSGIPPDEARTLAFIALVVCVVALVLVNRSFSASFLSAFFRPNPALLWIFLSIALVLAAALFWPPASSLFRFGPLHLDDLMVTLGAGLLVLTALELLKPVWGRRLRF